Proteins encoded together in one Manis pentadactyla isolate mManPen7 chromosome 6, mManPen7.hap1, whole genome shotgun sequence window:
- the PDCD1 gene encoding programmed cell death protein 1 — protein MGIPRVPWPLVWAVLQLGWRPGRFPDAHVSPWSPLAFSPARLAVPEGANATFTCSFSSTSKGFVLNWYRMSPSNQTDKLAAFPEDSSQPGRDRRFRVTPLPNGRDFHMSVVAAQRNDSGIYLCGAIYLLPNMQITESPLAELTVTEPVLELPTEHPSPPPGSAPLQVVGVTSILLSCLLVFLLLACALAAAFPRDTGGPCTGRSLDEPLKEGPSTMPVFTVDYAELDFQWREKTPEPPAPHVPEQTEYATIVFPSRPVSPGRRASADSPTRPRPPRTEDGHCSWPL, from the exons ATGGGGATCCCTCGGGTGCCCTGGCCGCTTGTCTGGGCAGTGCTGCAGCTGGGCTGGCGGCCAGGACGGTTCCCAG ATGCCCATGTCAGTCCCTGGAGCCCCCTGGCCTTCTCCCCAGCCCGGCTTGCAGTGCCCGAGGGGGCGAATGCCACCTTCACCTGCAGCTTCTCCAGCACATCCAAGGGCTTTGTGCTCAACTGGTACCGCATGAGCCCCAGCAACCAGACAGACAAGCTGGCCGCCTTCCCTGAGGACAGCAGCCAGCCAGGCCGGGACAGACGCTTCCGCGTCACGCCGCTGCCCAACGGGCGAGACTTCCACATGAGCGTGGTTGCTGCCCAGCGCAATGACAGCGGCATCTACCTCTGCGGGGCCATCTATCTGCTTCCCAACATGCAGATCACGGAGAGTCCCCTGGCAGAGCTCACAGTGACAG AGCCAGTCCTGGAGCTGCCCACAGAGCACCCCAGCCCACCACCTGGGAGCGCCCCACTGCAAGTGGTGGGCGTCACGAGCATCCTGCTGAGCTGCTTGCTGGTCTTCCTGCTGTTGGCCTGTGCCCTAGCTGCCGCCTTCCCCAGAGACACTGGAG GGCCCTGCACTGGCCGGAGCCTGGATGAGCCTCTG AAGGAGGGCCCGTCCACCATGCCTGTGTTCACCGTGGACTATGCGGAGCTAGACTTCCAGTGGCGAGAGAAGACCCCGGAGCCGCCCGCCCCCCATGTCCCCGAACAGACAGAGTACGCCACCATTGTCTTTCCAAGCAGGCCAGTTTCCCCAGGACGCAGGGCCTCAGCCGACAGCCCCACCAGGCCCCGGCCTCCAAGGACTGAGGATGGCCACTGCTCTTGGCCCCTCTGA
- the NEU4 gene encoding sialidase-4 yields MRNGRGAWDSVVSEVGTGRRSPLTLPAPPGMEAPRVPGRTVLFQRERSGLTYRVPALLPVPPAPILLAFAEQRLSPDDAHAHRLVQRTGTLAGGSVRWGAARVLGTAALEEHRSMNPCPVHDARTATVFLFFIAVRGRTPEAAQIAAGRNAARLCCVTSRDAGRSWGAARDLTEEAVGSAEQDWATFAVGPGHGVQLRSGRLLVPAYTYRVDRRECFGKICRTSPHAFAFYSDDHGHTWHRGQLVPNLRSGECQLAVVDSGQAGSVLYCNARSPLGSRVQALSEDEGTSFLPGELVPSLAETARGCQGSILGFLAPPSSKLRDKGWSVGARNTPHTRRLCPGVQKAPEEGSGDARGGGGPGAMEGCGDGGNRLVGPPPAFPQSPTWLLYSHPSGRRVRLHMGIYLSRSPLDPHSWTEPWVIYQGPSGYSDLASIGPTSKGGLTFACLFESGARVSYEEVSFCMFSLREVLENVPAGPLLPSHVGKPVERCLPS; encoded by the exons ATGAGAAACGGACGTGGAGCCTGGGACTCCGTGGTCTCggaggtgggcacagggaggcGTAGCCCGCTGACCCTGCCCGCGCCCCCAGGCATGGAGGCTCCGCGCGTCCCCGGGCGCACCGTGCTCTTCCAGCGCGAGAGGAGCGGCTTGACCTACCGCGTGCCCGCGCTGCTGCCGGTGCCGCCCGCGCCCATCCTGCTGGCCTTCGCGGAGCAGCGGCTCAGCCCCGACGACGCGCACGCCCACCGCTTGGTGCAGAGGACCGGCACGCTGGCTGGGGGCTCCGTGCGG TGGGGAGCCGCGCGCGTGCTGGGCACAGCCGCTTTGGAGGAGCACCGGTCCATGAACCCCTGCCCCGTGCACGACGCGCGCACGGCCACCGTCTTCCTCTTCTTCATCGCTGTGCGCGGCCGCACGCCGGAGGCCGCCCAGATCGCCGCTGGCAGGAACGCCGCACGCCTCTGCTGCGTGACCAGCCGCGACGCGGGGCGCAGCTGGGGCGCCGCGCGGGACCTCACGGAGGAAGCGGTGGGCAGCGCCGAGCAGG ACTGGGCTACATTCGCTGTTGGCCCAGGCCACGGTGTCCAGCTGCGCTCGGGCCGCCTGCTGGTACCGGCTTACACCTACCGTGTGGACCGGCGAGAGTGCTTTGGCAAGATCTGCAGGACCAGCCCCCATGCTTTTGCCTTCTACAGCGATGACCACGGCCACACCTGGCACCGAGGACAGCTTGTACCCAACCTGCGCTCAGGCGAGTGCCAGCTGGCTGTGGTGGACAGTGGACAGGCTGGCAGCGTCCTCTACTGCAATGCCCGGAGCCCTCTGGGCAGCCGTGTGCAGGCGCTCAGCGAGGATGAGGGCACGTCCTTCCTGCCTGGGGAGCTTGTGCCCTCCCTGGCTGAGACTGCCAGGGGCTGCCAGGGCAGCATCTTGGGCTTCCTGGCCCCACCCTCCAGCAAGCTGAGAGATAAGGGATGGTCTGTGGGTGCCAGGAACACCCCCCACACTCGACGCCTCTGTCCTGGGGTCCAGAAAGCCCCAGAGGAAGGCTCTGGAGATGCCCGAGGGGGCGGTGGGCCTGGTGCGATGGAGGGATGTGGGGACGGTGGGAACAGGCTTGTTGGGCCCCCTCCTGCCTTCCCACAGAGCCCCACATGGTTGCTGTATTCCCACCCATCTGGGCGTAGGGTTAGGCTCCACATGGGCATCTACTTGAGCAGGTCCCCCCTGGACCCACATAGCTGGACAGAGCCCTGGGTGATCTACCAGGGCCCCAGTGGCTACTCTGACCTGGCGTCCATCGGGCCCACCTCCAAGGGGGGCCTGACCTTCGCCTGTCTTTTTGAGAGCGGGGCCAGGGTCTCCTACGAGGAGGTCAGCTTCTGCATGTTCTCTCTGCGCGAGGTCCTGGAGAATGTGCCGGCAGGTCCCCTGCTGCCCAGCCATGTGGGCAAACCTGTGGAGCGCTGCCTGCCCTCCTGA